The genomic window ACTACTGCATTTATTTGTTCGTTCGTAACAACCTACAATGTAAAGCACATGTTTAAGCACACCATATATATTTCCCGCTACTTAACGAATATTTATACCTTTTCCATTtcttacaaaataaataaatgcatgaacTACTAAGTAATTGTACCTTAAATTTACTACAAATTAATTAcaactttaatttaattttttgtaCCACATTTAATAATTATCAATACTATTAATATCAATGATCAATAACTACAAATATaactattaatattttttttcatttcttacATATAATATTGGtcgtatatataaaattaaacatcacatgaactactaattaattataacTTATAATTACTACTACGTACAAATTAATTCTAACTTATATTATACTTATGTaccttataaattaattatgtcTATCTATCTTTTAACCCGAATCGACTCTATTAACTTTCTACATTTCTATTTTTACATACGACCTAACAAAATATAATGTAGTTGTAACTAATACATACCTAAATTTTTCTCTGACATAATTACAAACAAATATTAACTACGTGAACTAATATTTTCTAAATCCTCATCGTACGAATTTGTGCTAATAGAAAACTAATCAACTTACGtgtctttttttccttctctccacTGCATGCActgcctcctctcttctcttgctCTTCCTCTCCTCAGTTCACTCCCTTCTGTCTTCCTCTGTGAGgaccatctcctctcctctcaatttAAGCCCGTGAGCGCATTGGATTCTAACGCTAGCAGTTACAAATGGCCGGCATGATGTGACTGCAACAGTAAACTGATAAGAGAATGCACAGAGCTCTTCCACCTCTCCCTAAAAAGCTAAGGTAGATGGCTACAACCCGtgcaaaaagcaaaaaagaaatagaGATGGGAAACAAAGGTGTCGGTGGAGAAAAGCGGCGACGCTCTCGCGCATGCAGAGCGCGATACCGAGGGCGGTCTCGCGCGTGCATACCGCGATACCGAGCCTGCTGCCGCGCCCTCCATGCACTCGCTCTCGCCCACGGTCTCGCGCGCACAAACCGCGACATCGCTCGGTCTCGCGCCCTCAAAGCGCGACAGCGCTGCCCCACCTCGCTCCTCGCTCTCGCACACGCGTATAGCGACACCGTGTTCGGTCTCGCGCTCCCAAAGCACGACGCCGCGGGCCCACTGCCCTCCCCCaggctttctctctctcgcgcatGCCGCGTCAGCAGTCTCGCGCGCGCAAAGCGCGATACCGCGTGCCCACGTCTTCCCCGTCGCGTCATAACCGGTCTCGCGGTTTCATATTACGAAACCGGCATCGGTCTCGCGTAACGAAAGTGCGAGAGCAATGGCTCCGCCCGAGGTACTCGTGGCGCTCTCGCTCGTGGGAAAAGCGATACCGCTTCGGTCTCGCGTCTCGCTTGCACGAGAGCGCCAGCTCAACTTCACTATCGCTCTGTCAGATCGCGATTTCGCCACACTATCGCACTTTCAACGAGCGAACATCGGTATCGCTATTCCAAAAAGCGATACCGATGGTTTATTTCCGCAAATCGTTCGCTATCCGGTATATTTTTGCACAATCAATCGATAAACAGTATAATTTCATAAAAATTTCAGTAGTATGTAGCTAGGTTTGCTTTGTGCAGCTGTGTGATCCACCTGTCCATGTTAAGAGACTGATAAATACTAACTGGGCAGAAGCTTCAGAACCATGAAGATAGAACTGCCTCTGTACCATTAATATTAACTGTCTTAGTTCATGTCAAAATTGGAATcaaattgaaacgatgtaacagaaaagttaaaactttatatgtgtagaaaagtttggatgtgatagaaaaattagaagtttgaagaaaaagttgggaactaagaccctatttagatgagactaaaacttttaagtccctatcacatcgaatgtttggatattaattagaaatattaaacatagactattaataaaactcatccataatcttaaactaattcgcgagacgaatctattgagcctaattaatccatgattagcctatgtaatgctacagtaaacattctctaattatggattaattaggcttaacaaatttatctcgcaaattagctttcatttatgtaattagttttatataagtagtctatatttaatactctaaatttaaTACTCTACATTAATTTcttagatccaaacaccacctaaaccATGCCTTAGTTTCTGGACCAGGACATTGCAGCTAGCCTGACACTATAACAGCACAATCATCGAATCTTTTGGAGGTCCAGCCTGCGAGGGTCTGGAATTTGTGTGTTTGTtatttgggtgtaaagtttttaaagtatacggacatatttgaagtattaaacgtagactaataacaaaaccaatTACAAATTTCGCAAGTAAACtacaaaacaaatttattaagcctaattaattcatcattagcaaatatttactgtagcatcacattgtcaaatcatggtgtaattaggctcaaaagattcgtctcgcaatttacatgcaaaatgtgtaattggttttttttcatccacatttaatacttcatgcatgtgtctaaatatttgatgtgacctttttaaccaatttttttaatctaaataaGGCCTTATTGGTTTTGTGTTTGCTTATTGATTAACCCTATATCTGACTAGGTGTGTCTTTCTCCGATCAATAAAATGGTGGATTTATTAATGCAACACAAATCTCCGAGCTTCTAAACGGCTAACGGtgtaattttcataaaaaaatatatgtgaatTGGTTTCTAATaatcattttaaatttattttttattttataatagttaatcaattaatttGTACCCTCGAAAAGTTACCACGAGAGTAtccatctactccctccgttcaaaaaaaaagaaaaaccctggtttccgtgtttAACGTTTGattgtctgtcttatttgaaaaaattataaaaaaataaatagacaaatcacgcataaaatattaatcatgttttattatctaacaacaatgaaaatacaaattataaaaaaattttatataaaactgACAgccaaagttggacacgaaaatctagagtttgctttttttttttttttggagggagggagtattcaACATTCAGCATATAGTAATAATAATTCCTCAGTGTGCTGCAAAGCTTCTGAATTCTTGCGTACCCAGACTAGTTGGCAGCAGTCAAATCCACATCTTTGATCTACGTACAGTAATGCAGTTTACGAGCCCGGGCGACTCGCGCGCGTACGTGTGACCGCTCGTGCCGTGGACGGCAGCGCGCCGCTCGCTCTACGTATACCTGCGCGCCACACACACCGTCGTGTGGTCACTCCTTTTTTTCTCGGGCCCCCGGGCGATCGAGCGGGCGCGCGGTAGCTTCGCGAAGCGAAGCACCTGAATCACCTGATCTCCAGAGAACCCACGACGCGCGCGATGGCGATGCGGTGTCGATCTCCCACGGTGGCCTACCGATCGATCAACACAACACACATCGCCCACCACACGCACACAACCACACACGCACACggtgtcgcgcgcgcgcgcgcgagggccACACGCACGCGGACGCGGTGATGCGCGAgacgacgcgcgcgcggcgctAGCTcacacggcacggcacggcaacGGCAGAGAATCTCTTCGCGGCTCGCGGGACGGGACGCGTCGCCCCCGGCGATCTGATcgccaacccaacccaacccgccacgcccacgcgcacactccccgcgcgcgcgcccgcggctGGCTGGCTCGCAGCGCACGTACGTGGCCACCCGCGCTCTCGCGTCGTTGATAGAcagggcgcgcgcggcgccaaCACCGGCCACGCCGTCATCGCGGGGATCAAGCAGCACACATGTTTGATACGGCTGTTTTATCGTTTCCGattaagatacatattttatcACGATTTTCACTTTTTAAACGGTGTGAGGGCTATTTATTTCGTGCttaagatacatattttatcttggttttcttttttcaaatggTTTGATAGGGGTGTTCAATTCTAATAAAGATACATATTTTATTCCGGTTTTCGTTTTTGATACGGTTAAACGTTGTATTTCTTGGGAAAAAATTATATCGAAATTGCTATAACATATCATATCAATCTATTTTCAAATCTGTAATAAATAAAGTGTTCTTTTATCCTAACTTCACCTTTGGTCTTTTGAAGTGATACTCCGGTGCTCTCTACCagtagtattatactaccagtAGATATGATCTGAACCGTTTGTTACTAAAAGTaaattaatactacctccgtttcaggttataagacattttgacattggtcaaaatcaaactactttaagtttgactaagtttatagaaaaaaaataataacgttttcaacacaagacaaattattatgaaaatatattcaattattgatttaatgatactaatttggtattataaatataactatatttatctataaaattagtcaaacttaaagtagtttgactttatctaaagtcaaaacgttttatagcctgaaatggaggaagtaatttattaagactaattaggGATAACTTTGTCATATACTTTTTTCTTTCTAGATCGATATGTGGTCATTCATTTTGCTGGTATCACTCatattccgaaaaaaaaaagttggaagttttagCCACTGCTAAATGCTGATTATACCTTTCCATAACTATTTTTTACATATTGCCCTTTATATTTATACTCTCATTAGCAGGGATAgtagtacaaacaaatttaaactTTTTGATTAAATAAGATTAACGGTTTAGATTATATTCAAGTATCAGGAAATAGCATTGTAGTGGGGCTCAGCATCTTCAGATGTTTTGGGTAAGCGCCGTGTCTAAATCCAAACGGTGGCTAGGACGATTCTAACACTTCTTTTTAAGTACTAATCAACAATTTACAATTGGTCTCTCGAAGCGTGGCGCGGTGTCGCCTATCTCCACCCCTCAACGAAAGTGGACTAGGATATTTTCCTCTCCGTTGATGGTGGGTTGCTTTACCGCGACGTAACCACGAGATAGTCACAGCGATTTATACCCACAATGTGGTCATCAACCAATACGGATCGATCTCCTTCTCATACCACGAGTATATAATATTCTACGATTGTGACCATATTAAAATTGCAAGGCCAGGAGAGGATGACGAGTAGTACCAGTGGTGGCAACGTACGACGTTCGTGTTGGCATAAACAAACGAGGGGACTAGATTCGATCGCCCAAATCTTTTAACAGCTCGTCAGCAAACAAGCTGAACCCCAAGCATATCGTTCTCTCTAGCCACGGCAATATTTTACTAAACTAAACCGCAATTTGCAGTGCGACGAGAAGGGGATGGAAAGGATTTTTTAATTTGATCCTAATATATAACACCGTGCGTCTAGAATCGTCAGACGCTAAACAAACTCACAAGTGGCAGAtcgaaatttcaaacaaataaaTCCATGCCCCCAACTAGGAATTAAACAAATCCAACCCCAACCGAAAGGAAACAGCAATTCCGTCGATCAGCTCCCATCCAGGACAGGCGAAAGAAGAAGACGAATTAAACACCAGAAACAATAACCAATCGtgacaacaaaaacaaaaccacGACCAGGGGAGGAAGTGACCGGCCGGTGGGCGCTGAATTCGACCCGGGACGATACGAGGTTTGTGTGGCCACCAACGCCTCTACGATCTCCCAACGAGCGGCTCCAATTAACCAATTTTAGGCCATTAGCCCCCCATAACCACTTGTGTCAATGTGTGAGCCTGATTTGATCCTGCTAATAAAGTATCCCAACTCCTCCATGGAAATCCCTCCAAGTGTCGACCACCCATCGATCCACCGATCCAACGGTGTACGTTTATGTGTGTGTGACAGCCACAGCGACGTTGCGAATTCTGTTTCGTTAGAGAGCAGGTACAACAGCACACTATAAACCaactgtaaacatattttaaaaaaataaaagagtagagagaaaaatagcatactacatatttgtagctagATATAGCAAAGACTCTAAAGACGTAATTTATATGTGATAGGTGAGATCAGGTATTAGTAGTGttgtatataactattgtataaatcgACCTTAGATGATTTcaagctagtagctagctatcctattaaacttgctcttacgaAAGATTTTCGTCGTCACATTCCGTTTCCCATCATTCCATGTACGCCGCTGCTGCACGTGTGATCGAGAGAAAAATCGCTGcttttttgtgtgtttgtgtgtgagGCGGTGAGCTGAAGCTCGTCGCGCGCTTTAAATAcgcgcgccgcgccacgcgGGGTGGTTAGGCATCGTCACGGCGCGCGACgcgatcggagagagagagagagagagagagagagagagagagagagagctcgtgTCGTGTGGTGAGGTGAGGGGATGGGTGGCGAGGCGGAGCGGTGCGCGCTctgtggcgcggcggcggcggtgcactgCGAGGCGGACGCGGCGTTCCTGTGCGCGGCGTGCGACGCCAAGGTGCACGGGGCGAACTTCCTCGCGTCGCGGCACCACCGGAGGCGGGTGGCGGccggggcggtggtggtggtggaggtggaggaggaggaggggtatGAGTccggggcgtcggcggcgtcgagcacGTCGTGCGTGTCGACGGCCGACTCCgacgtggcggcgtcggcggcggcgaggcgggggaggaggaggaggccgagggcggcggcgcggccccgCGCGGAGGTGGTTCTCGAGGGGTGGGGCAAGCGGATGGGCctcgcggcgggggcggcgcggcggcgcgccgcggcggccgggcgcgcgCTCCGGGCGTGCGGCGgggacgtcgccgccgcgcgcgtcccgcTCCGCGTCGCCATGGCGGCCGCGCTGTGGTGGGAGGTGGCGGCCCACCGCGTCTCCggcgtctccggcgccggccatgCGGACGCGctgcggcggctggaggcgtgCGCGCACGTGCCGGCGAGGCTGCTcacggcggtggcgtcgtcgatggcccgcgcgcgcgccaggcggcgcgccgccgcggacaACGAGGAGGGCTGGGACGAGTGCTCGTGTTCTGAAGCGCCCAACGCCTTgggtggcccacatgtcagtgacacagCTCGTCAGAAATGATACTTATGCAGAGGCTTTGTTtgatctctttttcttttcccattACAAAGAGTGTTAAGTAGAGCTAAATCTCGTGATTAGCCTCTCAAGAATATTGGTGTAGTAGATTTTCTTCCCTttctgtttgaaaaaaaagaggtgGCTACCAATGCTGTAACTCCAAATATGTGATTAGATGATAGTGCTATAGGGAACCATACATTGGTCTAATTAATTATTGGTGATTTGATTAGACTTGTGAACAAATTTGTGGCTCACATCATTCACATGCTGTTTGGTCGTGTGGGGGAAAATATCTGGAGTTGTGGATCATAGCACATGCACACAGAATAACTGAAAGTCATAAACTGTTTGCAAAGTTTAATGTTGTGGAGTCAGAGATCAGCATGCAGCCTTAGTGGCTTATGTCATCATGCAGAAGTTAGCAATGGATGACTTTAATTTGAGATTAATTCAGAAGCTTACAGTTTGCACTACCTTGTGTAATTTGAGATTTGACATTTTTATATTTGCCTCCTGTATTGGATATCAGAGCATGATGGATTGATATAGGGTTTATGACTTGGAAGTTAAAAGAGGAGTTTGCCCACACTTCCAGCTCCTAGAAATCTTTTTCACATAAAGGAATACACAATACACGAATATGTACTGATTAAGCAATGACTAAACATGAATTGGATCTCCAGCAGTATTTACTTATTAGTAGTTGAAATGTACTGTACTAGGAGTATGTGTTTTTCTGGGTGAATGTGCTGATCTTGAAGACTTGATCAAGTTCAGACTATCACTTTCAGAGTTTCCGTACCACCGAAGCACCGGCTTTCTCGTTCATTGCGTCAGTAAGATGGAAGAAGAGGCTGCTCATCGTCCTCGCTGAGTACAAATATGCAACCTCAAACCAATTTCCAACCCTAAACTAAACTAGCACATATCTTGAATTCTCGATCATTCACACGTATACATCTGATTCAAGTATCCTCCAAGATAAGTGGATTGTCCTACTGCTCAATGCTTCTCAGAGAAACAGGTTTGCTGCAGAGATATTATTAGTTGTTACCTGCACAAGTGTATAAATCATTCTTGAGTCTTGACAAGCActataatactcccttcgttttatattatcGATCGATTTGCCTTTTTAAAGATAAACTTCTTgaaagtttaatcaagtttataaaaagaaaaaaatctaagaaataccattgacaaACATCAAATTCAATAAATGCCATCAACGAGTGCAACTTTCATAAAACCATCATATAAACAATTTTATCCTAGAAATACCATCGTCGATAGGATTATGTCCATTCCACGTCGTTAAAATGCacactgttcatcctatagcaCTTTAACGAAGGACTACTAACGGAAACCTAATAGTGGTGACATTTCTAAGATAAAGTCGCTTGTACAATGGTATTTCATGGAACTCGTACTCATCGATTGCATTTCTTAGAATTGTGTGCTTGTCAATGACATGTTTTAGATTctcttatagaaaaatataccaACATTAATAGCGCAAAACTAGTTTTCTTAAATCTAGCATAAATGTATTTttgatagtttatttattttatgttaaaaatattactatattttgtaTGAACTTAATCAAACTAAAGAAGTTTAACATAGAAAAATCAACGCTACTTATAATATAGTAGTATAAATTACCACGTAATTTCGTTCTGGCCCAACTTTATAGGCCGCACGTACGCCATAATCGCGTTTCCGGCCCAAATAGTATG from Oryza glaberrima chromosome 6, OglaRS2, whole genome shotgun sequence includes these protein-coding regions:
- the LOC127777370 gene encoding B-box zinc finger protein 32-like, whose product is MGGEAERCALCGAAAAVHCEADAAFLCAACDAKVHGANFLASRHHRRRVAAGAVVVVEVEEEEGYESGASAASSTSCVSTADSDVAASAAARRGRRRRPRAAARPRAEVVLEGWGKRMGLAAGAARRRAAAAGRALRACGGDVAAARVPLRVAMAAALWWEVAAHRVSGVSGAGHADALRRLEACAHVPARLLTAVASSMARARARRRAAADNEEGWDECSCSEAPNALGGPHVSDTARQK